The Novosphingobium terrae genome has a window encoding:
- a CDS encoding sigma-70 family RNA polymerase sigma factor, protein MESGAFKRELTEAIPHLRAFARGLCGRSDLADDLVQEALMRAWAARDRFTPGTSMRAWTFTILRNIYLTEMRRNRFRGDYDDTTAERILVAPAGQEAPLHLADLHRALLSLAPERREALLLVGAGGFSYEEAAEICGCAVGTIKSRVGRARAALAAMIDSGQPVGDGDKSSIDASGAILSELGLIASRRPGMDSKGDDQDSGED, encoded by the coding sequence ATGGAGTCCGGTGCCTTCAAGCGCGAGCTGACGGAGGCGATTCCCCATCTGCGCGCCTTCGCCCGTGGTCTGTGCGGCCGCAGCGATCTGGCCGACGATCTGGTGCAGGAGGCGCTGATGCGCGCCTGGGCCGCGCGGGACCGCTTTACGCCGGGCACATCGATGCGCGCCTGGACCTTCACCATCCTGCGCAACATCTATCTCACCGAAATGCGCCGCAACCGCTTCCGCGGCGATTATGACGACACCACCGCCGAACGCATTCTGGTGGCCCCCGCCGGGCAGGAGGCGCCGCTGCATCTGGCCGATCTGCATCGCGCGCTGCTCTCGCTGGCGCCCGAGCGGCGCGAGGCGCTGCTGCTGGTGGGCGCGGGCGGCTTTTCCTATGAGGAAGCCGCCGAGATCTGCGGCTGCGCGGTGGGCACCATCAAGAGCCGCGTGGGCCGCGCCCGCGCCGCTTTAGCCGCGATGATCGACAGCGGCCAGCCGGTGGGCGACGGCGACAAATCCTCCATCGACGCCAGCGGCGCGATCCTGAGCGAGTTGGGCCTGATCGCCAGCCGCAGGCCGGGGATGGACTCCAAGGGGGACGATCAGGACTCTGGCGAGGACTGA
- the lptG gene encoding LPS export ABC transporter permease LptG, which produces MELDLFPSRTLALYLSRLFITRILGTLVMLVVVLQLLDLLGESGHILAHKGNGEAQLWTYVTLRAPQLVARFLPYSVLLATLFTFFPLNQNSEIIAMRAAGLSAHQILAPMLATAMVVSGVSFTFNETVVTHVTGRLKAWEAVDYGVIQPGSATRSNVYVADGHNILYVESLANDADGVPQMTNVTWYLRDADGRITGKIDSPSATYARPGWKLAPGTSFDVATATQSPTQAQVVAPRVTPAQLEIAKVDADGMNIFQLTHAINSLRASGRPTAELTGKWWHKFSGPLAALLMPLLGAVAAFGLARSGALLIRAIVGMGMGFAYFVLDNAALAIGNFGGYPPLIAAWAPFFLFLFVGETVLIKTEE; this is translated from the coding sequence ATCGAACTCGACCTGTTTCCCTCGCGCACGCTGGCGCTGTACCTCTCGCGCCTGTTCATCACGCGCATTCTCGGCACGCTGGTGATGCTGGTGGTGGTGCTGCAGCTGCTCGACCTGCTGGGCGAAAGCGGCCACATCCTGGCCCACAAGGGCAATGGCGAGGCCCAGCTGTGGACCTATGTCACGCTGCGCGCGCCTCAGTTGGTGGCGCGCTTCCTGCCCTATTCGGTGCTGCTGGCCACGCTCTTCACCTTCTTCCCGCTGAACCAGAACAGCGAGATCATCGCCATGCGCGCGGCGGGGCTTTCCGCGCATCAGATCCTTGCGCCCATGCTGGCCACCGCCATGGTGGTCTCAGGCGTCAGCTTCACCTTCAACGAGACGGTCGTCACCCATGTGACAGGCCGGCTGAAGGCATGGGAAGCGGTGGATTACGGCGTGATCCAGCCCGGCAGTGCCACACGCTCCAATGTCTATGTCGCCGATGGGCACAACATCCTCTATGTCGAGAGCCTGGCCAATGATGCCGATGGCGTGCCCCAGATGACCAACGTCACCTGGTATCTGCGCGACGCCGATGGCCGCATCACCGGCAAGATCGACAGTCCTTCGGCCACCTATGCCCGCCCCGGCTGGAAGCTGGCGCCGGGCACCAGCTTCGATGTCGCCACCGCCACGCAAAGCCCCACGCAGGCGCAGGTCGTCGCCCCCAGGGTGACCCCCGCCCAGCTGGAGATCGCCAAGGTCGACGCCGATGGCATGAACATCTTCCAGCTGACTCACGCCATCAACTCGCTGCGCGCCAGCGGGCGCCCCACCGCCGAACTCACCGGCAAATGGTGGCACAAGTTCTCCGGACCTCTGGCCGCGCTGCTGATGCCGCTGCTGGGCGCCGTGGCGGCCTTCGGTCTGGCGCGTTCGGGCGCGCTGCTGATCCGCGCGATCGTCGGCATGGGTATGGGCTTTGCCTATTTCGTGCTGGACAATGCCGCCCTCGCCATCGGCAATTTCGGCGGCTATCCCCCGCTGATCGCGGCCTGGGCACCCTTCTTCCTGTTCCTCTTCGTGGGCGAGACCGTCCTCATCAAAACCGAAGAGTAA
- the lptF gene encoding LPS export ABC transporter permease LptF has product MKFFTALDRYIFRLVLMPMLAVFVVAASLLMLDKMLKLFDFVGSQGGPVQVVFSLLMNMVPEYASLAIPLGLMLGVLMAFRRLATSSELDVMRAVGLSYTRLLRVPYLMALVLAICNLFIVSYVQPYSRYLYEQLTFELSTGALGASIRVGEFNTLRDRMSLRIEQSHDEGRELNGIFMRVTEQKGQVLSITAKQGRFLALHSNPDTVILRLTDGQIVQNPVGQPPRVLNFTRHDLPIDLPSVEKFRMRGGVEREYFLPELLKLGWSKDTSEETRNVVRASLNYRLAEVVMILLLPLLAVSLAVPPKRSSSALGVFISIVMVVAYHKVNEYGEQVSSLGKIDPWLGLWVPFGVFAAIIIWMYWTLAYVPGGQPIGALERFFQNAVKRLTRLIGKKKMKGFIPETPNATDDEDEKKEQAA; this is encoded by the coding sequence GTGAAATTCTTCACCGCCCTCGATCGCTATATCTTCCGGCTGGTGCTGATGCCGATGCTGGCGGTGTTCGTCGTCGCCGCATCGCTGCTGATGCTCGACAAGATGCTCAAGCTGTTCGATTTCGTCGGATCGCAGGGCGGGCCGGTGCAGGTCGTCTTCAGCCTGCTGATGAACATGGTGCCCGAATATGCCAGCCTGGCGATCCCGCTGGGCTTGATGCTGGGCGTGCTGATGGCTTTCCGGCGCCTCGCCACCAGCAGCGAGCTGGATGTGATGCGCGCCGTGGGCCTCAGCTACACCCGCCTGCTGCGCGTGCCCTATCTGATGGCGCTGGTGCTGGCGATCTGCAACCTGTTCATCGTCAGCTATGTGCAGCCCTATTCGCGCTATCTCTATGAGCAGCTGACCTTCGAACTGTCGACCGGCGCGCTGGGCGCCTCGATCCGCGTGGGCGAATTCAACACGCTGCGCGACCGCATGTCGCTGCGCATTGAGCAGAGCCATGACGAGGGCCGCGAACTCAACGGCATCTTCATGCGCGTCACCGAGCAGAAGGGCCAGGTCCTGTCGATCACCGCGAAACAGGGCCGCTTCCTCGCGCTGCATTCCAATCCCGACACGGTGATCCTGCGCCTGACCGATGGCCAGATCGTGCAGAATCCGGTGGGCCAGCCGCCCCGCGTGCTCAACTTCACCCGCCACGATCTGCCCATCGACCTGCCCAGCGTGGAGAAATTCCGCATGCGCGGCGGGGTGGAGCGTGAGTATTTCCTGCCCGAACTGCTCAAGCTGGGCTGGTCCAAGGACACTTCGGAGGAAACCCGCAATGTGGTCCGCGCCAGCCTGAACTATCGCCTCGCCGAGGTGGTGATGATTCTGCTGCTGCCTTTGCTGGCGGTCTCGCTGGCGGTGCCGCCCAAGCGGTCGTCGTCGGCGCTGGGCGTGTTCATCTCCATCGTGATGGTGGTGGCCTATCACAAGGTCAATGAATATGGCGAGCAGGTCTCCAGCCTGGGCAAGATCGACCCGTGGCTGGGGCTGTGGGTGCCTTTCGGCGTCTTTGCCGCCATCATCATCTGGATGTACTGGACGCTGGCCTATGTGCCCGGCGGCCAGCCGATCGGCGCGCTGGAGCGCTTCTTCCAGAATGCGGTGAAGCGCCTGACCCGCCTGATCGGCAAGAAGAAGATGAAGGGCTTCATTCCCGAAACCCCCAACGCCACCGACGATGAGGACGAGAAGAAGGAACAGGCTGCGTGA
- a CDS encoding sterol desaturase family protein, with amino-acid sequence MTLPELVSAYFQHYTIVAYLAVALASLVVFVLYPAPLLRAGGAVLAAVVIYPLVWHLLHQYVLHGQWPYKFKMLASTWKRIHYDHHQDPNHLEVLFGALHTTLPTIFIATAPVGALIGGKDFWLGGAAIAFATGIITTCYYEFMHCIQHLAFKPKWKWVQHMKQRHNEHHYFDEDGNFGITNYTWDRVLGTYYVKKDRPKRSPTVFNLGYTEEVAVKYPWVKELSGGIASGHPRRRGMAEKK; translated from the coding sequence ATGACGCTGCCCGAGCTGGTGAGCGCCTATTTCCAGCATTATACGATCGTGGCCTATCTGGCGGTCGCACTGGCCTCGCTGGTGGTCTTCGTGCTGTATCCCGCGCCCCTGCTGCGCGCTGGTGGCGCCGTGCTGGCCGCCGTGGTGATCTACCCGCTGGTCTGGCATCTGCTGCACCAATATGTGCTGCACGGCCAGTGGCCCTACAAGTTCAAGATGCTGGCCTCGACGTGGAAGCGCATCCACTATGATCACCATCAGGACCCCAACCATCTGGAGGTGCTGTTCGGCGCGCTTCACACCACCCTGCCTACCATCTTCATCGCCACGGCCCCGGTCGGCGCGCTGATCGGCGGCAAGGACTTCTGGCTGGGCGGCGCGGCGATCGCCTTTGCCACCGGCATCATCACCACCTGCTACTATGAGTTCATGCACTGCATCCAGCATCTGGCCTTCAAGCCAAAATGGAAGTGGGTGCAGCACATGAAGCAGCGCCACAATGAGCACCACTATTTCGACGAGGACGGCAACTTCGGCATCACCAACTACACCTGGGACCGGGTTCTGGGCACCTATTATGTGAAGAAGGACCGCCCCAAGCGTAGCCCCACCGTGTTCAATCTGGGCTACACGGAAGAGGTGGCTGTGAAGTATCCTTGGGTGAAGGAACTCTCGGGCGGGATCGCCAGCGGGCATCCGCGTCGGCGGGGTATGGCAGAGAAGAAGTAA
- the glmM gene encoding phosphoglucosamine mutase, giving the protein MARHYFGTDGIRGRTNAGVMTADIAMKVGQAAGTRFLRGKHRHRVVIGKDTRLSGYMLENAMVAGFTSVGMDVVLLGPMPTPAVALLTRELRADVGVMISASHNPFEDNGIKLFGPDGFKLSDADEEAIEVMLGQNLPLAESDLIGRARRIEDARGRYIHAVKASVPQDVRLDGLKIVVDCANGAAYQVAPSAVWELGAEVITIGVQPNGKNINLKCGSTHLDLVKETVVASGADIGIALDGDADRLIVVDEKGQTVDGDQLMALIGTQLAAQGELRGGGVVATVMSNLGLERFLGGQGLTLERTKVGDRHVLERMRSGGFNVGGEQSGHMIMLDHATTGDGTIAALQVLTALVKSGKRASELLHLFDPVPQLLKNVRFSGGKPLEAEKVQLVIAEAESQLAGKGRLVIRASGTEPVIRVMAEGDDAAEVEQVVDAICDAVREAAA; this is encoded by the coding sequence ATGGCACGGCACTATTTCGGCACCGACGGCATTCGCGGGCGCACCAACGCAGGCGTGATGACGGCGGATATCGCGATGAAGGTTGGCCAGGCCGCCGGCACCCGCTTCCTGCGCGGCAAGCACCGCCATCGCGTGGTGATCGGCAAGGACACGCGCCTCTCCGGCTATATGCTGGAAAACGCCATGGTCGCGGGCTTCACCAGCGTGGGCATGGATGTCGTGCTGCTGGGCCCGATGCCCACCCCCGCCGTCGCGCTGCTCACCCGCGAATTGCGCGCTGACGTTGGCGTGATGATCTCGGCCAGCCACAACCCCTTCGAGGACAATGGCATCAAGCTGTTCGGCCCCGACGGCTTCAAGCTCTCCGACGCGGATGAGGAAGCCATCGAGGTGATGCTGGGCCAGAACCTCCCCTTGGCCGAAAGCGACCTGATCGGCCGCGCGCGCCGTATCGAGGACGCCCGTGGCCGCTATATCCACGCGGTGAAAGCTTCTGTGCCGCAGGATGTACGGCTGGATGGTCTGAAGATCGTGGTCGATTGCGCCAATGGCGCGGCCTATCAGGTGGCCCCGTCTGCCGTGTGGGAACTGGGCGCGGAGGTGATCACCATCGGCGTTCAGCCCAACGGCAAGAACATCAATCTGAAATGCGGCTCGACCCATCTCGATCTGGTGAAGGAAACCGTGGTGGCCAGCGGCGCGGACATCGGCATCGCACTGGATGGCGACGCGGACCGTCTGATCGTGGTCGATGAAAAGGGCCAGACCGTCGATGGCGACCAGCTTATGGCGCTGATCGGCACCCAGCTGGCCGCTCAGGGCGAGTTGCGCGGCGGCGGCGTGGTGGCCACGGTGATGTCCAACCTCGGGCTGGAGCGCTTCCTTGGCGGGCAAGGGTTGACGCTGGAACGCACCAAGGTGGGCGACCGCCATGTGCTGGAACGCATGCGCAGCGGCGGCTTCAATGTCGGCGGCGAGCAGTCCGGCCATATGATCATGCTCGATCACGCCACCACCGGCGATGGCACCATCGCCGCGCTGCAGGTGCTGACCGCTCTGGTGAAATCGGGCAAGCGCGCCAGCGAGTTGCTGCACCTCTTCGACCCCGTGCCGCAGCTGCTGAAGAACGTCCGCTTTTCGGGCGGCAAGCCGCTGGAGGCCGAGAAGGTGCAACTGGTCATCGCCGAGGCTGAATCGCAGCTGGCGGGCAAGGGCCGTCTGGTAATCCGCGCCAGCGGCACCGAACCAGTGATCCGCGTGATGGCCGAAGGCGATGACGCTGCCGAGGTCGAGCAGGTGGTGGATGCGATCTGTGATGCCGTTCGGGAAGCTGCAGCTTAA
- a CDS encoding response regulator, with the protein MPLGTQLAPQLPYLRRYARALCGNQAAGDTLVVTLLETALAQPELRASLQGGRIALYRALGQVWNNVHQGELSSLPEGTAEKAAQLRLSRITPLSRQALLLTTVEDFTVAQAADILEVSVQEAQALVATALTDIARDATTDVLIIEDEPLIAMQLEDIVKAQGHRVCATAATRTQAVEAIAHNRPGLVLADIQLADGSSGVDAVDDIHAVIDVPVIFITAYPERLLTGDRLEPTWLVTKPFREASVTTAMAQALFFREPEPLKVAEG; encoded by the coding sequence ATGCCGCTCGGCACCCAACTCGCCCCCCAACTCCCCTATCTGCGGCGCTACGCGCGCGCACTCTGCGGGAATCAGGCGGCGGGCGATACGCTGGTCGTCACGCTGCTCGAAACGGCGCTGGCCCAGCCGGAACTGCGCGCCAGCCTGCAGGGCGGCCGTATTGCCCTCTATCGTGCGCTCGGTCAGGTCTGGAACAATGTCCATCAGGGCGAACTCTCCAGCCTGCCCGAAGGCACGGCGGAGAAAGCGGCCCAGCTGCGCCTCTCGCGCATCACCCCCCTCAGCCGGCAAGCGCTGCTGCTGACCACGGTGGAGGATTTCACCGTCGCCCAGGCCGCCGATATCCTTGAGGTCTCGGTGCAGGAAGCCCAGGCGCTGGTCGCCACCGCCCTGACCGATATCGCGCGCGATGCCACCACCGATGTCCTCATCATCGAGGATGAGCCGCTGATCGCCATGCAGCTGGAAGATATCGTCAAGGCACAAGGCCACCGCGTCTGCGCCACCGCCGCCACGCGCACGCAGGCGGTGGAGGCCATCGCCCATAACCGCCCCGGTCTGGTGCTGGCCGATATCCAGCTGGCCGACGGCAGCTCGGGCGTGGATGCCGTGGATGATATCCATGCCGTGATCGACGTGCCGGTGATCTTCATCACCGCCTATCCCGAGCGCCTGCTGACGGGCGATCGCCTTGAACCGACATGGCTGGTGACCAAGCCCTTCCGCGAGGCCAGCGTCACGACCGCCATGGCGCAGGCGCTGTTCTTCCGGGAACCGGAGCCTTTGAAGGTTGCAGAAGGGTAA
- a CDS encoding dicarboxylate/amino acid:cation symporter, producing the protein MSNEPEGASASDAALPDIQVNTGLTLAALGAGLLAGLAVTRWPVLAPLAKGLAPLGGLWLKGLEMTILPLVSALLVVGIVQMMAAASAGRQAIRVLSWIFGIYFASAFFAAVAMPLLLEAWPVPAAAQGVLAGAAGKDAPVPGLGDFLLSLLPSNIFAAAANDAMLPCVAFFSLLGVAISRLAPAQRAHLTALFEALAGAMMVMIGWVLKLAPIGVFALSLDLGARTGAEALGVLAHYVITVSMMGWAVLAAAPVLALLGARLALGAYCRALMPVGAVAISTQSSLASLPAMLTACRKLGVSAGSAEFALPLCVALFRATGPAMNLAVAIYVAKLTGVTLSPAILIAGAIVAAITEISSPSLPGAISFVSAVGPVALAMGVPIAPLALLVAVDMLPDITRTVGNVAMDVVVAALVDRGGDRGRRDQSSPES; encoded by the coding sequence GTGTCGAATGAACCGGAAGGCGCATCTGCAAGCGATGCGGCTCTGCCCGATATACAGGTCAATACGGGGCTGACGCTGGCGGCCTTGGGCGCCGGTCTGCTGGCCGGGCTGGCGGTCACGCGCTGGCCGGTGCTGGCGCCTTTGGCCAAGGGTCTCGCGCCGCTGGGCGGGCTGTGGCTCAAGGGGCTGGAGATGACGATCCTGCCGCTGGTCTCCGCTCTGCTGGTGGTGGGCATTGTGCAGATGATGGCGGCGGCCAGCGCCGGGCGGCAGGCGATAAGGGTGCTGAGCTGGATCTTCGGCATCTATTTTGCCAGCGCCTTTTTCGCCGCCGTCGCCATGCCGCTGCTGCTGGAGGCGTGGCCGGTGCCTGCCGCCGCGCAGGGCGTGTTGGCTGGAGCGGCGGGCAAGGATGCGCCGGTGCCGGGGCTGGGGGATTTTTTGCTCTCGCTGCTGCCCTCGAACATTTTCGCGGCGGCTGCGAATGACGCCATGCTGCCCTGCGTCGCCTTTTTCAGCCTGCTGGGCGTGGCGATCTCACGCCTTGCTCCGGCGCAGCGCGCGCATCTTACCGCGCTGTTCGAGGCGCTGGCGGGCGCGATGATGGTGATGATCGGCTGGGTGCTGAAGCTGGCGCCGATCGGCGTTTTTGCTCTCTCGCTCGATCTGGGAGCGCGCACCGGGGCCGAGGCGCTGGGCGTGCTGGCGCATTATGTCATCACCGTCAGCATGATGGGCTGGGCGGTGCTGGCGGCGGCGCCGGTGCTGGCGCTGCTGGGTGCGCGGCTGGCGCTGGGCGCCTATTGCCGGGCGCTGATGCCAGTGGGGGCGGTGGCGATCTCCACCCAGAGTTCACTGGCCAGCCTGCCCGCGATGTTGACCGCCTGCCGCAAGCTGGGCGTCAGCGCGGGAAGCGCTGAATTCGCCCTGCCGCTCTGCGTGGCGCTGTTCCGCGCGACCGGCCCGGCGATGAATCTGGCGGTGGCGATCTATGTCGCCAAGCTGACCGGGGTGACGCTGTCCCCCGCGATCCTGATCGCCGGGGCCATCGTGGCGGCGATCACCGAGATCAGCTCGCCATCCTTGCCCGGGGCGATCAGCTTCGTCTCGGCGGTGGGGCCGGTGGCGCTGGCGATGGGGGTGCCGATTGCCCCGCTGGCGCTGCTGGTGGCGGTGGACATGCTGCCCGATATCACCCGCACCGTGGGCAATGTGGCGATGGATGTCGTCGTGGCCGCGCTGGTGGATCGTGGAGGCGATCGCGGCAGGAGAGATCAGTCCTCGCCAGAGTCCTGA
- a CDS encoding CHASE domain-containing protein, producing the protein MPIGTFALAMVMTALSVWAIERVEDQRREGQARAAASVVATALDRRAHSYVSYLRAGSLMLGTRKDPTREDFESIAGGLLDDADYHGALGIGWLPVLKPAQIPAFEKRMNTAGQEGYTVHPAPDPASRMVVPVGFIADMNERNRPTLGFDTYSEPKRRAVIDQAIARRQLTASGPVSLIMQTRAGEWQGFLLFMPVYGPGQTDLPRGFISAPFNAGAFLSSIVVLEKIEDLEVRLYDGAMESSRLIARTGAQGASMHPVATQALTLGGRRLLVAVDAPEGGLTRTAWVALMLGTTIALLLAVVARIVSRRAEQDREALLWLREQASIRASLTRELNHRVKNTLANVLSLIALTKRRATGLDEFVEGLQGRIRALSATHDLLTNSEWGPTALRDVVLAEVAPYTRGDDAAVALSGPDVDLAPNDALSLGLALHELATNASKYGSLSVATGRVDVSWAMVGEGVVQVHWQESDGPPVPALRSRGFGTDLIEKIVAHELGHGVQLDFAVTGVRCTLMVPVRAPVAFSIRARQQNGQGKGK; encoded by the coding sequence GTGCCCATAGGCACCTTTGCCCTCGCCATGGTGATGACGGCGCTGAGCGTCTGGGCCATCGAACGTGTCGAGGATCAGCGACGTGAAGGCCAGGCCCGCGCCGCCGCCAGCGTGGTGGCCACCGCGCTGGACCGGCGGGCTCATTCCTATGTGTCTTACCTGAGGGCGGGCTCGCTGATGCTGGGCACGCGCAAGGACCCGACGCGTGAGGATTTCGAATCCATCGCCGGGGGCCTGCTGGATGACGCCGATTATCACGGTGCGCTGGGCATCGGCTGGCTGCCGGTGCTGAAACCCGCGCAGATCCCGGCTTTCGAGAAGCGGATGAATACGGCCGGCCAGGAGGGCTATACGGTCCATCCCGCGCCAGACCCTGCAAGCAGGATGGTGGTGCCGGTCGGTTTCATCGCCGATATGAATGAGCGCAACCGGCCGACGCTGGGCTTCGACACCTATTCCGAGCCCAAGCGCCGCGCCGTGATCGATCAGGCCATCGCCCGGCGTCAGTTGACCGCCAGCGGGCCGGTCTCGCTGATCATGCAGACGCGCGCCGGGGAATGGCAGGGTTTTCTGCTGTTTATGCCGGTCTATGGCCCGGGCCAAACCGATCTGCCGCGCGGCTTTATCAGCGCGCCCTTCAACGCCGGGGCCTTTCTCAGCTCGATCGTGGTGCTGGAGAAGATCGAGGATCTGGAGGTGCGCCTCTATGATGGCGCCATGGAGTCGTCCCGGCTGATCGCGCGGACTGGCGCGCAAGGCGCCTCGATGCATCCGGTGGCGACTCAGGCGCTGACTCTGGGCGGCCGCCGCCTGCTGGTGGCGGTGGATGCGCCCGAGGGTGGCCTGACCCGTACCGCATGGGTGGCGCTGATGCTGGGCACCACCATCGCCCTGCTGCTGGCCGTGGTGGCCCGCATCGTCAGCCGCCGCGCCGAGCAGGACCGTGAGGCGCTGCTGTGGCTGCGTGAGCAGGCTTCGATCCGCGCCTCGCTGACGCGTGAGCTGAACCACCGCGTGAAGAACACTTTGGCCAATGTGCTGTCGCTGATCGCGCTGACCAAGCGGCGGGCCACCGGGCTGGACGAATTTGTGGAGGGTTTGCAGGGCCGTATCCGGGCGCTCTCCGCCACGCATGACCTGCTGACCAACAGCGAATGGGGCCCCACCGCCCTGCGCGATGTGGTGCTGGCCGAGGTTGCCCCCTACACACGCGGCGACGATGCGGCGGTGGCGCTGAGCGGGCCGGACGTCGATCTGGCGCCCAATGATGCGCTGTCTCTGGGGCTGGCGCTGCATGAGCTGGCGACCAATGCCTCGAAATATGGCTCGCTCAGCGTGGCGACGGGGCGCGTCGATGTCTCATGGGCGATGGTGGGCGAGGGCGTGGTGCAGGTTCACTGGCAGGAGAGCGACGGCCCGCCCGTGCCTGCCTTGCGCAGCCGTGGTTTTGGCACCGATCTGATCGAGAAGATCGTGGCGCATGAGCTGGGGCACGGCGTTCAGCTGGATTTTGCGGTGACCGGGGTGCGGTGCACGCTGATGGTGCCGGTGCGGGCGCCGGTGGCGTTCAGCATTCGGGCTCGGCAGCAGAATGGGCAGGGGAAGGGGAAGTAG
- a CDS encoding NepR family anti-sigma factor: MPDKDLPPSGSAPSPEQQPEQPTPPEMAEGLSHALRAMYEQVVDEPLPDSFADLLSKLDDSDG; this comes from the coding sequence ATGCCCGACAAGGATCTTCCGCCCAGCGGGTCCGCTCCCTCCCCTGAGCAGCAGCCTGAGCAGCCCACACCTCCCGAGATGGCCGAGGGCCTGTCTCACGCCCTGCGCGCCATGTATGAGCAGGTGGTGGACGAACCTTTGCCCGACAGTTTCGCCGACCTGCTGTCCAAGCTGGACGACAGTGATGGCTGA
- a CDS encoding GNAT family protein, translating to MAAITISPVTTKAERGQWVDYVYKANAGDPNFVPQLRGEELEKITAGGNPFHEHAKCQFLLAKRDGVIVGRIAALIDEQALGQPVEQGMGPGTGNWGALEAETQDIAHQLIAAAEDWLRAQGMTRVLAPMNLSVWEEPGLLVKGHDHPPTVMMGHQNAKFQPWIEAAGYIKAKNLQTYELDITKEFPPLIQRIVASGEKNPKINVRNVVLKDFAKEAAIILDILNDAWSDNWGFVPITDSEVAYTGKKLKPLIKADLVQIAEYEGEPVAFMMTLPDMNEVLAKIGPKPSPLGWIKLLLWIWRPRVKTMRVPLMGVRKKLQSSRLASQLAFMMIEYIRANSVANYGASRGEIGWILDDNQGMNSIAREIHSVVNKEYRIYEKAL from the coding sequence ATGGCCGCCATCACCATCAGCCCGGTCACCACCAAGGCCGAGCGCGGCCAGTGGGTCGATTACGTCTACAAGGCGAATGCGGGCGATCCGAACTTCGTCCCCCAGCTGCGCGGCGAGGAGCTGGAGAAGATCACCGCCGGCGGCAACCCGTTCCATGAGCATGCCAAATGCCAGTTCCTGCTGGCCAAGCGCGATGGCGTCATCGTGGGCCGCATCGCCGCGCTGATCGACGAGCAGGCGCTGGGCCAGCCGGTCGAACAGGGCATGGGCCCGGGCACCGGCAACTGGGGCGCCCTGGAGGCCGAGACTCAGGACATCGCGCATCAGCTGATCGCGGCGGCCGAGGACTGGCTGCGCGCTCAGGGCATGACCCGCGTGCTGGCGCCGATGAACCTTTCCGTGTGGGAAGAGCCGGGCCTGCTGGTGAAGGGTCATGACCATCCGCCGACGGTGATGATGGGCCACCAGAACGCCAAGTTCCAGCCGTGGATCGAGGCGGCGGGCTACATCAAGGCCAAGAACCTCCAGACCTATGAGCTGGACATCACCAAGGAATTTCCGCCGCTGATCCAGCGCATCGTCGCCAGCGGTGAGAAGAACCCCAAGATCAATGTGCGCAATGTGGTGCTGAAGGATTTCGCGAAGGAAGCGGCGATCATCCTCGACATCCTGAACGATGCGTGGAGCGACAATTGGGGCTTCGTGCCGATCACCGATTCCGAGGTGGCCTACACCGGCAAGAAGCTGAAGCCGCTGATCAAGGCCGATCTGGTGCAGATCGCCGAGTATGAGGGCGAGCCCGTCGCCTTCATGATGACCCTGCCCGACATGAACGAGGTGCTGGCCAAGATCGGGCCCAAGCCCTCGCCGCTGGGCTGGATCAAGCTGCTGCTGTGGATCTGGCGCCCGCGCGTGAAGACCATGCGCGTGCCGCTGATGGGGGTCCGCAAGAAGCTGCAGTCCAGCCGTCTGGCCAGCCAGCTGGCTTTCATGATGATCGAGTATATCCGCGCCAATTCGGTGGCGAATTACGGTGCGAGTCGCGGTGAGATCGGCTGGATTCTCGATGACAATCAGGGAATGAATTCGATCGCGCGCGAAATTCATTCCGTGGTTAACAAAGAGTACCGGATTTACGAAAAGGCGCTGTAA
- the clpS gene encoding ATP-dependent Clp protease adapter ClpS, whose protein sequence is MQAETRGAGRDTDTGGPGQVGLATRAKAKPKKPSQFKVLLLNDDYTPMEFVVMVLKRFFAMDLEQATRVMLHVHQRGVGVCGIFPYEIAETKVNQVMDFARENQHPLQCTLEKA, encoded by the coding sequence ATTCAGGCTGAAACGCGGGGCGCCGGGCGCGATACCGACACCGGCGGCCCGGGCCAGGTGGGCCTGGCCACCCGCGCCAAGGCCAAGCCCAAGAAGCCCAGCCAGTTCAAGGTGCTGCTGCTGAACGACGATTACACGCCGATGGAATTCGTGGTGATGGTGCTGAAGCGCTTCTTCGCCATGGATCTGGAACAGGCGACGCGGGTGATGCTGCATGTCCATCAGCGCGGCGTCGGCGTTTGCGGCATCTTCCCTTACGAGATTGCCGAGACCAAGGTGAATCAGGTGATGGATTTCGCGCGGGAGAACCAGCACCCCCTGCAATGCACGCTTGAAAAGGCCTGA